The sequence AGGATCACAATTGAAAAATTTATCTTCTACTTTATAATCATCAGAAAGCTCAATGATTCCTTCACTTTCATCTTGAGTCAGCGCAAGTTCGAAAGCAGAGCAGAGCATTCCTTCACTTAACACTCCTCGTATTTTTGCAAGCTTAATTGTGAAGTCACTTTTTGGTAATGTGCTGCCAAGAGATGCAAGTACGGTTTTCATTCCTTCTCTAACATTCTTTGCTCCACAGACTATCTGCAGAACTTTACTTCCATCATTTACTTTGCATAGCTTTAGTTTATCAGCATCTGGATGAGGTGCGATTTCTAATATTTCTGCAACAATAAACCCAGCCAATTTAGCATTGTCGATCACATCTTCTACTTCCAATCCTATGTGAGTTAGCTCATCAGTAATTTCTTCTAAACTGGCATTGGCTTCTAGATGATCTAGTAACCAAGATAATGTGAACTTCATTTATTTAACAGAAAATAAAAAAGTTATTGTAATGTAAAATATAATGATTTTAAAGCTTGTTGTAGTGAGTAGCTTCTCTAATTGTAAAAAACGAAGGAGAAGCCTACTTTTTCTACAAAGAAAGAATTTTCTTTATATCATCTTTATAATCCATCTCCATGCAGAGTTGAATATTCATATTGTGATCATCTATATGGAAATTATAAATGTAAGCATCGCCAGTGAAATTTCCTATAATATCATGGTTTTCATCTAGCATTTCATCTGCCATGTAGAAAAGACCAGTGTCTGGATTAGAAGAATAATCTGTAAACTTGACATAACCGTTGCCACATTCTTGTTCTAAATTCAAAGGTGGATTAGTAAAATCTATTTCGTTCATAATTGCCTCATATTAAAATTAAATTATAGTTAAAATAAGATATTAAGTCAAGAATTTAAAGTAAAGTTGGTAACTAACTATAATTATATCTTAATTACATATTTTCTTATATTATAATAATAATTTTAATTATTAGGTATTAATATGGATAATACAATAACATTTGAATTTCAATCACTATATAGCAATGATGGCGGGATGAATTTTGATTTTCATGCTTATCCCGACCATGAAGGTACGAACCTGCAAGTAACAGCAATGCAAGGTAAGGATGCTGTAGTGATAAATTATGATCGTTCTTTTTATCAAGATTCAGGTGAAGTGGATAGTTCTTCTTTAGAATTTATTAAATATTATGATTATTATGGTCCCGATTTGGCAGAGCAATTTAGTGATATTTTTGAAAAGGATCTAGTTATCAAGAAAGTAGAGTTTGATCGTGAAAATGATAAATTTGTTACTGCAAGAGTGGAATTTGAAGCTGATACTGAAGAAAATGCTGTAAAGGTCAAAAATAAGGCAAAAGCTTATGGCCTAAAAGTAAAATAAATAAACGGCTCTATATTTGTGTATAGAGCCTACATAATCTTAATTCTTGACTTTATTCTATAAAATTTATACTTTATTTACTTCTGCAGTTTAAGTATACAGGGTCAAAATGGCGTTAAATCCGCTAGAACAATTTAAAGTATATACAATAATAGAGCTACCAAAGTTATTTGGATATGACATAAGCTTTACCAACTCATCTCTTTTTATGATGATTTCGGTAATATTGGCAGTACTCTTTTTGCTTCTTGGAGTAAGAAAAGGGGCAGTAATACCAGGATATTTGCAGGCCGCAGTTGAATATGTATATGATTTTGTTATTTCAATAATAGAAAATAACACTGGAAGTAAGAGTCTAAAACATATTCCATTGATATTTACAGTATTTATTTTCATTTTATCATGTAATTTAGTTGGTGTTCTGCCTTATAGTTTCACGGTCACAAGTCATGTAATAGTCACTTTTGCTTTGTCGATGGTGGCTTTTATTTATATAACGATTGTTGGGTTTAAGGAAAGAGGAGTAGGATTTTTGCGCATATTGCTACCAAAAGGAACTCCTTCGTGGCTTGCGCCTATAATAATTATTATTAAGTTATTTGCTTATTTAGTAAGACCGATTAGCCTATCAATAAGGCTTGCAGCAAATATGATTGCGGGTCATACGATCATTAAAGTGATAGCAGGATTTATCGTAAATATGAACATATTTTTTACACCTGCACCTTTTTTGTTTATAATTGCACTAATAGGATTTGAAGTATTTGTTGCAGTTTTGCAAGCTTATATATTTACTATATTAACATGTGTATATTTGTCAGATGCAGTAAAGTAATTGACTTCCTTGCAGAATATTTTACAATTATATTATAAAGAAATAGTTAAAGGTAATATATGGATTTAGTGGCTTTAAAATTTATAGCAATTGGTTTGGCTGTATTTGGAATGCTCGGTGCTGGTTTAGGTATAGCTAATATCTTCTCTGCTATGTTAAATGGGATTGCGAGAAACCCTGAGTCAGAAGGTAAAATGAAAAGTTACGTTTATATTGGTGCTGCCATGGTTGAAATCATGGGGTTGCTTGCGTTTGTACTTGCAATGTTATTAATATTTGCTGCTTAACAGATGCCACAGCTTGATGTTTCAACTTTCTCTTCTCAAATTTTTTGGTTTTTGATTTCTTTCTCTTCACTTTTTTTTGTAGTAAGTTGTTTATTCTTACCAAAGTTAGATGAAATAATAAACACTAGGAGTAAAGCAGTATTAGATTCTTTTAATAGTTCTATTCACCTTTTAAGACGTGCAGAAGAGCAGATTGCCAAGTATAATGCAGTTTTAAATCAAGCTAAAGTACAGGCAAAAAAAATCATAGATGATGCACTTGCTCAGGTGGAAGAAATGAGAGCGAGTGTTAAGAGTATATTGGAGGAGGAGGACAAAAAAATAGTCAAGCTTGTTGAAGAAAGAGTGGCGAAATTTAAATCTAAGTATATTAGTGAGTTAAAACAAATGGCTACTAGTATTGCTTTAATTTACTACACTAAGTTAACTAATTCTGAAATTGAAGAGGAATTTGTTGCTGACTTGGTGTCCAAAGAATTTTAGGGTTTTTATGTCTACATTACTAGTTATCAGTCTTGCTTTTTTAGTAGGTTTTATCCTTTCGTATAAATTGCTAAGGAAGGTAATAAAAAACGCACTTAACAATAAACGTAACAAAAGCAAGTTTTCAAGTGAAGAAACTGAAAAATTCAGAAAAGATATGTTGGAGTATTACAAAAAATCTTCTGAAAAATACAAAAAATTAGATGCAGAAGTTAACAAAATGATGAATGAAGCACTTGATAAGGCTAATAGTATTATTAAGCATAATAGACAGCAACTCGATCAAACG is a genomic window of Wolbachia endosymbiont (group B) of Germaria angustata containing:
- a CDS encoding F0F1 ATP synthase subunit A, producing the protein MALNPLEQFKVYTIIELPKLFGYDISFTNSSLFMMISVILAVLFLLLGVRKGAVIPGYLQAAVEYVYDFVISIIENNTGSKSLKHIPLIFTVFIFILSCNLVGVLPYSFTVTSHVIVTFALSMVAFIYITIVGFKERGVGFLRILLPKGTPSWLAPIIIIIKLFAYLVRPISLSIRLAANMIAGHTIIKVIAGFIVNMNIFFTPAPFLFIIALIGFEVFVAVLQAYIFTILTCVYLSDAVK
- a CDS encoding F0F1 ATP synthase subunit C; this encodes MDLVALKFIAIGLAVFGMLGAGLGIANIFSAMLNGIARNPESEGKMKSYVYIGAAMVEIMGLLAFVLAMLLIFAA
- a CDS encoding ATP synthase F0F1 subunit B, whose amino-acid sequence is MSTLLVISLAFLVGFILSYKLLRKVIKNALNNKRNKSKFSSEETEKFRKDMLEYYKKSSEKYKKLDAEVNKMMNEALDKANSIIKHNRQQLDQTLDENAHSNLKKVTDQVEKALGDLQANTASIAADAVKKIMHERKDDKRSSEVISSFSRDLSKKLH